From the genome of Deltaproteobacteria bacterium, one region includes:
- a CDS encoding mandelate racemase/muconate lactonizing enzyme family protein, which translates to MKIDRIELFHVAIPLLKPFRPSWIPGYPQTENRFTLLRLTTNEGVQGLAAGVAFERERQGLGGLIGPYLLGLDPLDLATVRQRLREASFIGWRNYWIEAAFWDIRGKVERKPVWALLGGTHAGRVKVYASTGEVHPPERRAEEILRLRDQGFSAAKLRVHSFDPAEDRAQVEVVRRAVGDAFVLGVDANQGWRVALVEDAPLWTLERATEFARVCGDQGVRWLEEPLDMRAYDDLAALRKLGLVPIAGAELNDGWHEFQVMLEKGCFDVYQPDATFGGGVSDAHRLMLACRERGLVFSPHTWTNGLGFLVNLHVYAAGARDLPLEYPLEPPGWTPEARDGLLAEPIRVDREGTVAVPTAPGLGIVLDEAKLARYGEKFFDLTPRGLALKTVRDKGLFAAAEIVFKKLRAARRR; encoded by the coding sequence ATGAAGATCGACCGCATCGAGCTCTTCCACGTGGCGATTCCGTTGCTCAAGCCCTTTCGGCCCTCCTGGATCCCGGGCTACCCGCAGACCGAGAACCGCTTCACGCTGCTTCGGCTCACCACGAACGAAGGAGTGCAGGGGCTCGCCGCCGGGGTAGCCTTTGAACGGGAGCGGCAAGGGCTCGGGGGGCTCATCGGCCCCTATCTGCTCGGCCTCGACCCCCTCGACCTGGCCACGGTGCGGCAGCGGCTGCGCGAGGCGAGCTTCATCGGCTGGCGGAACTACTGGATCGAGGCCGCCTTCTGGGACATCCGCGGCAAGGTGGAGCGGAAGCCGGTCTGGGCGCTGCTCGGGGGGACCCATGCCGGGCGGGTCAAGGTGTACGCCTCGACGGGGGAGGTGCACCCCCCGGAGCGTCGCGCCGAGGAGATCCTGCGCCTGAGGGACCAGGGCTTCTCCGCGGCGAAGCTCCGCGTGCACAGCTTCGACCCGGCCGAGGACCGCGCGCAGGTGGAGGTCGTGCGCCGGGCCGTGGGGGACGCCTTCGTGCTGGGTGTGGACGCGAACCAGGGCTGGCGCGTGGCGCTCGTCGAGGACGCGCCGCTCTGGACGCTCGAGCGGGCGACCGAGTTCGCCCGGGTCTGCGGGGACCAGGGGGTGCGCTGGCTCGAGGAACCGCTCGACATGCGGGCCTACGATGACCTCGCGGCGCTCCGGAAGCTCGGGCTCGTGCCGATCGCCGGGGCCGAGCTGAACGACGGATGGCACGAGTTCCAGGTGATGCTCGAGAAGGGCTGCTTCGACGTCTATCAACCCGACGCCACCTTCGGGGGCGGGGTGAGCGACGCGCACCGGCTGATGCTGGCCTGTCGCGAGCGGGGGCTCGTCTTCAGCCCCCACACGTGGACCAACGGGCTCGGCTTCCTCGTCAACCTGCACGTGTATGCCGCGGGGGCGCGGGACCTCCCGCTCGAGTATCCGCTGGAGCCGCCGGGGTGGACCCCCGAGGCGCGCGACGGCCTCCTGGCCGAGCCGATCCGGGTGGATCGCGAGGGGACCGTGGCGGTGCCCACCGCGCCCGGGCTCGGGATCGTGCTCGACGAGGCGAAGCTCGCCCGCTACGGGGAGAAGTTCTTCGACCTCACGCCGCGGGGGCTCGCGCTCAAGACCGTGCGCGACAAGGGGCTCTTCGCGGCGGCCGAGATCGTGTTCAAGAAGCTGCGCGCGGCGCGTCGCCGCTGA
- a CDS encoding tetratricopeptide repeat protein, with translation MNHDNPHVTDATSATFEAEVLTRSHDLPVLVDFWADWCAPCLVLGPVLEAAVEAHGGAVRLVKVNADDEPALAARFGVRGIPAVKAFVGGQVVAEFVGAQDRRSVDAFIAKLCPPAEERTLADAEKLVAEGSAAEAESRVAPLLDAPHYGARARLLSARAAAARGAFAAARERIAPLADEEGAEGDAARALLLRLELREAGASAASPQALEARLAENPKDSELRWTLAGRHYTTGDLENAVEALLELLQRDRRFRQDGARRALLALFDELGSDHPLARDARRRMQIYL, from the coding sequence ATGAACCACGACAACCCGCACGTCACGGATGCGACCTCGGCCACCTTCGAGGCCGAGGTTCTCACGCGGTCGCACGACCTCCCGGTGCTGGTCGACTTCTGGGCCGACTGGTGCGCCCCGTGCTTGGTGCTCGGCCCCGTGCTCGAGGCCGCCGTCGAGGCGCACGGTGGTGCTGTGCGTCTCGTGAAGGTGAACGCCGACGACGAGCCCGCTCTCGCCGCACGCTTCGGCGTGCGCGGGATCCCGGCGGTGAAGGCCTTCGTCGGGGGCCAGGTCGTGGCGGAATTCGTGGGGGCGCAGGACCGGCGGAGCGTGGACGCCTTCATCGCCAAGCTCTGCCCCCCGGCGGAGGAACGCACGCTCGCGGACGCGGAGAAGCTCGTGGCCGAGGGGAGCGCCGCCGAGGCCGAGAGCCGGGTCGCCCCTCTGCTCGACGCTCCGCACTACGGCGCGCGGGCCCGCCTGCTCTCGGCCAGGGCCGCGGCCGCCCGTGGGGCCTTCGCCGCGGCACGGGAGCGGATCGCACCGCTCGCCGACGAGGAGGGCGCCGAAGGTGACGCCGCACGCGCGCTCCTCCTGCGCCTCGAGCTCCGTGAGGCCGGCGCGTCCGCCGCTTCCCCCCAGGCCCTCGAGGCCCGGCTGGCGGAGAATCCGAAGGACTCGGAGCTGCGGTGGACTCTAGCCGGCCGCCACTACACGACGGGCGACCTCGAGAACGCCGTGGAGGCCCTCCTCGAGCTCCTACAGCGTGACCGCCGCTTCCGGCAGGACGGCGCACGGCGGGCGCTGCTTGCGCTCTTCGACGAGCTCGGCAGCGATCATCCCCTGGCTCGCGATGCGCGCCGGCGCATGCAGATCTACCTCTGA
- a CDS encoding PEGA domain-containing protein produces the protein MALLIAAGVVLAGGYARATDAVAVLGLRFEGDLTDALHGMLDARFAAGLRASGATVSTGTVVRRALAGRGEGCGDPTCIRELAAKLACRFVAGGRVRGEDRSYDLELWLADGRTGEVVARVRQSCEICGQQALADKMDLAASALRAKAKASSQAPGRVLVKSEPPGALIRVDGQPVGRTPQELELSAGAHKIEAEASGYAPARRSVTVVAGVQERLEVALVPASSGNRALRAWGWGTLAAGVAAVGVGSILAAFNGMGKDCQTSTTVPGEQCPRQVSTAVPGWILVGTGAALSVTGIVLVVRARRFACADGATCASARLSPPKATVSLVPGPAGLALVGSF, from the coding sequence GTGGCGCTGCTTATCGCCGCGGGGGTGGTGCTCGCGGGCGGGTATGCGCGAGCGACCGACGCGGTGGCCGTGCTCGGCCTGCGCTTCGAGGGCGACCTGACCGACGCGCTCCACGGCATGCTCGACGCGCGCTTCGCGGCCGGGCTGCGCGCCTCGGGGGCGACGGTATCCACGGGAACGGTCGTGCGCCGCGCGCTCGCGGGGCGGGGCGAGGGCTGCGGCGACCCGACGTGCATTCGCGAGCTCGCAGCCAAGCTCGCCTGCCGCTTCGTGGCGGGAGGTCGCGTGCGCGGCGAGGATCGTTCGTACGACCTCGAGCTCTGGCTCGCCGACGGCCGAACGGGCGAGGTTGTCGCGCGCGTCCGGCAGAGCTGCGAGATCTGCGGGCAGCAGGCCCTCGCCGACAAGATGGACCTCGCGGCCTCCGCCCTGCGCGCCAAGGCCAAGGCCTCGAGCCAGGCTCCTGGCCGCGTGCTCGTGAAGTCCGAGCCGCCCGGGGCGCTGATCCGCGTCGACGGCCAGCCCGTCGGCCGCACGCCCCAGGAGCTCGAGCTCTCGGCGGGCGCACACAAGATCGAGGCCGAGGCCTCGGGATATGCGCCGGCTCGACGCAGCGTGACCGTGGTCGCAGGCGTGCAGGAGCGGCTCGAGGTCGCGCTCGTGCCTGCGAGCTCCGGAAACCGGGCGTTGCGCGCCTGGGGCTGGGGGACGCTCGCTGCGGGCGTGGCTGCGGTTGGCGTCGGCTCGATCCTCGCCGCGTTCAACGGGATGGGGAAGGATTGCCAGACTTCGACCACGGTTCCGGGCGAGCAGTGCCCCCGTCAGGTCTCCACGGCGGTTCCCGGTTGGATCCTCGTGGGCACCGGCGCCGCGCTCTCGGTCACGGGGATCGTGCTGGTGGTCAGAGCGCGTCGTTTCGCGTGCGCCGACGGTGCCACCTGCGCTAGCGCGCGGCTCTCCCCGCCCAAGGCGACGGTGAGTCTGGTGCCGGGCCCCGCGGGCCTCGCTCTAGTTGGATCATTCTAG
- a CDS encoding DUF434 domain-containing protein, whose protein sequence is MTDRRTHRGPGPQDLALFAPGALGALRAAVAELSWLLSHGYRDASALKLVGDRHALTQRQRVAVGRCACSDAALARRAVSRLSPEALHGRGVVVDGFNCLITLETALSGGLLLLGRDGCTRDLGSVHGSYRAVEETERAISLVGEWLTGRGASRVCWLLDRPVSNSGRLRARLLEQAAAQAWPWTVELLANPDRTLAASSDVVASADSWVLDRCSAWVDLTGEVVARCCPEAWRPALVATGGSS, encoded by the coding sequence GTGACGGACCGTCGAACACACCGAGGCCCTGGCCCGCAGGACCTGGCTCTCTTCGCTCCCGGGGCGCTCGGCGCCCTGCGCGCGGCGGTGGCCGAGCTCTCGTGGCTGCTCTCGCACGGCTATCGCGATGCGTCGGCCCTGAAGCTCGTCGGCGACCGGCACGCCCTCACGCAGCGGCAGCGCGTGGCCGTGGGGCGGTGCGCCTGCTCCGACGCAGCCCTCGCCCGTCGGGCGGTCTCGCGCCTGTCCCCCGAGGCGCTCCACGGCAGGGGCGTGGTGGTGGACGGCTTCAACTGCCTCATTACGCTCGAGACGGCCCTCTCCGGGGGACTCCTGCTCCTGGGACGCGACGGGTGCACGCGCGACCTGGGGAGCGTCCACGGGAGCTACCGCGCGGTCGAGGAGACCGAGCGCGCCATCTCGCTGGTCGGTGAGTGGCTGACGGGGCGGGGCGCGTCTCGCGTCTGCTGGCTCCTGGATCGCCCCGTCTCCAACAGCGGCCGGCTCCGGGCGCGCCTCCTCGAGCAGGCCGCGGCGCAGGCCTGGCCCTGGACCGTGGAGCTGCTCGCGAACCCCGACCGGACGCTCGCGGCGTCGAGCGACGTGGTGGCCTCTGCGGATTCCTGGGTCCTCGACCGCTGCTCGGCCTGGGTGGACCTCACGGGGGAGGTGGTAGCCCGCTGCTGTCCCGAGGCCTGGCGGCCGGCGCTCGTCGCGACCGGCGGGTCGTCCTAG
- a CDS encoding AgmX/PglI C-terminal domain-containing protein, whose amino-acid sequence MSRPCKGNTSRLVALMDGSLRPSAADRLREHLKGCPACETAYARLQQVRGVCRELGQAEPPELPFKQIEAQIRWRISQLDERKRPRVRWPRLAAGLTAAAALGALAGILVYRHLSPREGLRAPERGTLARRGATLAPGIAPSDPRTALAALGTLVGGDVTVAGSDGSRRALTLRQRLSEGDRLVTGKGYAAVQWGAGTGLRLGNGGELELRRLRPGEQELVLWQGALDLEVAKRAPGSRFDVLAAGLRATVKGTRFRVSTDGRAANVEVTEGEVAVQPQRGAWQRMTVPAGAAGTTASVVVRPGQKLSVTASGVAELSTVEGPQLRTALNLQPWPSLERVLSATGLLAVETRPEDAELRLDAVRLGPTNLMLRGAIGRHLIELWRDGKLLRQEWVVLRSNEEHRLAVDLRRQPAAQPRPAVPAELHDAIRSYAVQIRGCYERRLKHAPELAGRFVLRLVIDDEGQVSRAAVERDTLTDPLVGQCALQVVRRWRFPSGLAGEVAYPFTFRAQ is encoded by the coding sequence ATGAGCCGCCCCTGCAAGGGAAACACCTCGCGGCTCGTGGCGCTGATGGACGGGTCGCTCCGCCCGAGCGCGGCGGATCGGCTGCGCGAGCACCTCAAGGGCTGCCCCGCCTGCGAGACCGCGTACGCGCGACTGCAGCAGGTGCGGGGAGTCTGCCGAGAGCTCGGCCAGGCCGAGCCGCCCGAGCTGCCCTTCAAGCAGATCGAGGCGCAGATCCGCTGGCGCATCTCGCAGCTCGACGAGCGGAAGCGTCCGCGCGTCAGGTGGCCTCGCCTCGCGGCGGGACTCACGGCGGCAGCGGCCCTCGGGGCCCTCGCCGGGATCCTGGTCTACCGCCACCTCTCGCCGAGAGAAGGGCTCAGGGCGCCGGAGCGCGGCACGCTCGCGCGGCGCGGTGCGACGCTCGCCCCCGGCATCGCGCCCTCGGATCCGCGAACCGCGCTCGCCGCTCTCGGAACCCTCGTCGGAGGGGACGTGACGGTGGCGGGGTCGGACGGGTCGCGACGCGCGTTGACCCTGCGTCAGCGGCTCTCCGAGGGGGACCGGCTCGTCACGGGCAAGGGCTACGCGGCGGTGCAGTGGGGCGCGGGGACCGGCCTGCGCCTCGGTAACGGAGGGGAGCTCGAGCTCAGGCGACTGCGGCCGGGCGAGCAGGAGCTCGTCCTGTGGCAGGGCGCGCTGGACCTGGAGGTCGCGAAGCGCGCACCCGGCTCGCGCTTCGACGTGCTGGCCGCCGGCCTGCGCGCCACCGTGAAGGGCACGCGCTTTCGCGTGAGCACCGACGGTCGCGCGGCCAACGTGGAGGTGACCGAGGGAGAGGTGGCCGTTCAGCCGCAACGCGGAGCCTGGCAGCGCATGACGGTCCCGGCCGGCGCGGCGGGCACCACCGCGAGCGTGGTGGTGCGACCGGGGCAGAAGCTCTCCGTCACGGCCTCAGGCGTGGCCGAGCTCTCGACGGTGGAGGGACCACAGCTCCGCACCGCGCTGAACCTCCAGCCCTGGCCGAGCCTCGAGCGCGTCCTCTCCGCCACCGGGCTGCTCGCGGTGGAGACGCGGCCCGAGGACGCCGAGCTGCGGCTGGACGCGGTACGCCTCGGACCGACGAACCTGATGCTACGCGGCGCCATCGGGCGGCATCTCATCGAACTCTGGCGGGACGGCAAGCTCCTCCGGCAGGAGTGGGTGGTCCTGCGGTCCAACGAGGAGCACCGGCTCGCCGTGGACCTGCGCCGACAGCCCGCCGCACAGCCGCGTCCCGCTGTGCCCGCGGAGCTCCACGACGCCATCCGCAGCTACGCCGTGCAGATCCGCGGCTGCTACGAGCGGCGCCTGAAGCACGCGCCCGAGCTGGCGGGCCGCTTCGTGCTGCGCCTCGTGATCGACGACGAGGGGCAGGTCTCGCGGGCCGCCGTCGAGCGGGACACCCTGACCGATCCTCTCGTCGGCCAGTGCGCGCTGCAGGTCGTGCGGCGCTGGCGCTTCCCCTCCGGCCTGGCGGGCGAGGTCGCGTACCCCTTCACCTTCCGCGCCCAATAG
- a CDS encoding protein kinase, translating into MPLPELFGPYLLHQYVAQGTTSEVFLAQTLGEYPRLCTVKRILPELSAFPEFQARFRKDAGLLVRLIHGNLVQVLEVGAVDAQPFVAMELLDGVDLAALVAQVPEQGPLPPEVALFVALELCEAVAYIRARRQEAEGTTSFPHDAPWPLEVLITLDGVVKIMDLGSFGALGIGRQKVAQLFRSPGYASPEVILKQPLDLRADLFAVGLVTWELLVGQRLVADAPEQFVRDVLAGSWKAPLVERKDVAGEVIRLVARLLELDPAKRPAELEEVRAPLVSALRRLSPAYGSAALSRLVLRRFPDRAALAESRAAKLVPYEPEPTRAAATAKTQTFGRAAAVTRTLAEPQALKVGERIPGTRYRLVRSLGRGGSAEVFAAQHMDLDRQVAIKVLSARLAQSAEAITHFRMEARACSRLRHAHIVDVMDFGELPDGRFFFAMELVEGESLADLLDRERRLTPGRAIGIFRQLARALQAAHAHGIIHRDLKPENIMLVEREGRGDFVKVLDFGVMAFATDTARERVGTPGYMSPEQGEGEPPSPAMDIYALGVTLYEALSGELPYPAQTFEEFRRKQAAGSAPALRSHAAAADVPVALERVVHRALEADPRARHPSMAELETELFAAGAAAGADDPWADEATELAPDFGAPATSGAGPRWVEPPPARRTSVAIAVAGLAAAVGMGAVAWMLLRPPIPTPLPPTPRWAGAPSTSRDAAPRGETVPGGGAAPKGETVPKGAAAPDASAPERPARPTSPPRPVPARRAERRGAGASPSRQERRTEESPRDAARAGRLVSEGKALLLQGKLPEAQQRFGEAVRADPADAAAVTGLASVAFERAQYLRTVELARQAVSLSRRQLQARILLGDAYFKLLRHDEALKAWQEVLRIDPGHPTALKRVQKVKRELGGASAPGG; encoded by the coding sequence ATGCCACTGCCCGAGCTGTTCGGACCGTACCTCCTTCACCAGTACGTCGCCCAGGGGACCACCTCCGAGGTGTTCCTGGCCCAGACCCTCGGGGAGTATCCGCGGCTCTGCACCGTCAAGCGCATCCTCCCCGAGCTCAGCGCCTTTCCGGAATTCCAGGCGCGGTTCCGCAAGGACGCCGGGCTCCTCGTGCGCCTGATCCACGGGAACCTCGTGCAGGTGCTCGAGGTGGGCGCGGTCGACGCGCAGCCCTTCGTGGCCATGGAGCTCCTCGACGGCGTGGACCTCGCGGCGCTGGTAGCGCAGGTCCCCGAACAAGGGCCGCTGCCTCCCGAGGTCGCGCTCTTCGTCGCGCTCGAGCTCTGCGAAGCGGTGGCGTACATCCGCGCGCGTCGGCAGGAGGCCGAGGGGACGACCAGCTTCCCCCACGACGCTCCGTGGCCGCTCGAGGTGCTGATCACGCTCGACGGCGTGGTCAAGATCATGGACCTCGGCAGCTTCGGTGCGCTCGGCATCGGACGCCAGAAGGTGGCGCAGCTCTTTCGCAGCCCCGGCTACGCCTCTCCCGAGGTGATCCTGAAGCAGCCGCTCGACCTGCGCGCCGATCTATTCGCCGTCGGGCTCGTCACCTGGGAGCTCCTCGTGGGCCAGCGCCTCGTCGCCGACGCGCCGGAGCAGTTCGTGCGCGACGTGCTCGCCGGATCGTGGAAGGCTCCGCTCGTCGAGCGCAAGGACGTGGCGGGCGAGGTCATCCGGCTCGTCGCACGGCTCCTCGAGCTCGACCCGGCGAAGCGGCCGGCCGAACTCGAAGAGGTGCGCGCCCCCCTCGTCTCGGCGCTACGCCGCCTCTCGCCGGCGTACGGCTCGGCGGCCCTGTCGCGCCTCGTCCTGCGCCGCTTCCCCGACCGCGCGGCCCTGGCCGAGTCGCGCGCGGCGAAGCTCGTCCCCTACGAACCAGAGCCGACTCGCGCGGCGGCGACGGCAAAGACGCAGACCTTCGGGCGCGCCGCGGCGGTCACCCGCACGCTCGCCGAGCCCCAAGCACTCAAGGTGGGCGAGCGCATCCCCGGCACGCGGTATCGCCTGGTGCGGTCCCTCGGCCGAGGCGGAAGCGCCGAGGTCTTCGCCGCGCAGCACATGGACCTCGACCGCCAGGTGGCGATCAAGGTGCTCTCGGCGAGGCTCGCGCAGAGCGCCGAGGCGATCACGCACTTCCGCATGGAGGCGCGGGCCTGCAGTCGACTCCGTCACGCGCACATCGTGGACGTGATGGACTTCGGCGAGCTACCCGACGGGCGCTTCTTCTTCGCGATGGAGCTCGTCGAGGGAGAGTCGCTCGCCGACCTGCTCGACCGGGAGCGACGGCTCACGCCCGGCCGGGCCATCGGCATCTTCCGCCAGCTCGCGCGCGCGCTCCAGGCGGCCCACGCCCACGGCATCATCCACCGCGACCTGAAGCCCGAGAACATCATGCTCGTCGAGCGCGAGGGGCGCGGGGACTTCGTCAAGGTGCTGGACTTCGGCGTGATGGCCTTCGCCACCGACACGGCGCGCGAGCGCGTCGGCACGCCGGGCTACATGTCTCCGGAGCAGGGGGAGGGGGAGCCCCCGTCTCCCGCGATGGACATCTACGCGCTCGGGGTCACCCTCTACGAGGCTCTCTCGGGAGAGCTGCCGTACCCTGCGCAGACCTTCGAGGAGTTCCGGCGCAAGCAGGCCGCGGGATCCGCCCCGGCGCTGCGCAGCCACGCTGCGGCGGCCGACGTGCCGGTGGCGCTCGAGCGCGTCGTGCACCGTGCGCTCGAGGCCGATCCGAGGGCGCGGCACCCGTCGATGGCGGAGCTCGAGACGGAGCTCTTCGCCGCCGGCGCGGCGGCGGGAGCGGATGACCCGTGGGCCGACGAGGCCACGGAGCTCGCCCCCGACTTCGGCGCGCCCGCGACGAGCGGGGCTGGACCGCGTTGGGTGGAGCCGCCGCCAGCACGCCGGACGAGCGTGGCCATCGCCGTGGCAGGCCTGGCCGCTGCGGTCGGCATGGGGGCCGTGGCCTGGATGCTGCTCCGGCCGCCCATTCCCACCCCCTTGCCGCCGACGCCGCGGTGGGCCGGAGCGCCGTCAACGAGCAGGGACGCTGCGCCGAGAGGCGAGACCGTACCGGGGGGCGGGGCTGCGCCGAAGGGCGAGACCGTGCCGAAGGGCGCGGCCGCGCCGGATGCGAGTGCCCCGGAGCGCCCCGCGCGGCCGACGAGCCCGCCCCGGCCCGTCCCCGCGCGCCGTGCCGAGCGGCGGGGCGCGGGCGCGTCACCCAGCCGGCAAGAGCGCAGGACCGAGGAGTCGCCGCGGGACGCCGCGCGAGCGGGACGCCTCGTCTCGGAGGGCAAGGCGCTGCTCCTGCAGGGCAAGCTCCCCGAGGCGCAGCAGCGCTTCGGGGAGGCCGTGCGGGCGGACCCCGCCGACGCGGCCGCCGTCACGGGCCTCGCGAGCGTGGCCTTCGAGCGCGCGCAGTACCTGCGCACCGTGGAGCTCGCGCGGCAGGCGGTGTCGCTCAGTCGGCGGCAGCTTCAGGCGCGCATCCTGCTCGGGGACGCTTATTTCAAGCTCCTGCGCCACGACGAGGCGCTCAAGGCCTGGCAGGAGGTGCTGCGCATCGACCCGGGGCATCCGACCGCCCTCAAGCGCGTACAGAAGGTGAAGCGCGAGCTCGGCGGCGCGAGCGCCCCCGGCGGGTAG
- a CDS encoding DegT/DnrJ/EryC1/StrS family aminotransferase has protein sequence MRIPQLDLKAQYETLRGEIDAAIRRVLEEQRFILGPEVEAFEREVADYVGTAHAVGVSSCSDALLMSLLALGVGPGDEVITTCYSFIATAEAIARTGAKPVFVDIDPATYQLDVTQVAARTGGRTRALLPVHLFGRCAPVEELRRLAPELAIVEDVAQSMGAERLGSRAGSLGRLGCFSFFPSKNLGGYGDGGMVTTDDPALAERLRSLRQHGQAAGKRHEHHLVGGNFRLDALQAAILRVKLRHLEDWTVARRRVADHYRRLVAELAVDVTLPPEDAPDCRDVYNQFVIRTPNRDALVAHLASRGIGSAIYYPLPLHLQGAMSSLDLGPGAFPHAERAARECLALPMYPELTIAQIEEIVRAIAEFLGGG, from the coding sequence ATGCGCATCCCGCAGCTCGACCTCAAGGCGCAGTACGAGACGCTTCGCGGCGAGATCGACGCGGCCATCCGTCGGGTGCTGGAGGAGCAGCGCTTCATCTTGGGGCCCGAGGTCGAGGCCTTCGAACGCGAGGTGGCGGACTACGTCGGCACCGCGCACGCCGTCGGCGTCTCCTCGTGCAGCGACGCGCTGCTCATGTCGCTCCTGGCCCTCGGCGTCGGACCGGGCGACGAGGTCATCACCACCTGCTACTCCTTCATCGCCACGGCCGAGGCCATCGCGCGCACCGGCGCGAAGCCGGTGTTCGTCGACATCGACCCCGCGACCTACCAGCTCGACGTGACCCAGGTAGCGGCGCGCACGGGAGGACGTACCCGCGCCCTCCTCCCGGTACACCTCTTCGGTCGCTGCGCCCCCGTCGAGGAGCTCCGCCGGCTGGCCCCGGAGCTGGCCATCGTCGAGGACGTGGCCCAGTCCATGGGAGCCGAACGCCTGGGCAGCCGCGCCGGCAGCCTGGGTCGCCTGGGCTGCTTCTCGTTCTTCCCGAGCAAGAACCTCGGGGGCTACGGCGACGGCGGTATGGTCACGACCGACGATCCCGCGCTCGCCGAGCGGCTGAGGTCCCTCCGGCAGCACGGCCAGGCCGCGGGCAAGCGTCACGAGCACCACCTGGTGGGCGGGAACTTCCGTCTGGACGCGTTGCAGGCCGCCATCCTGCGCGTGAAGCTTCGCCACCTCGAGGACTGGACCGTCGCCCGGAGGCGCGTAGCGGACCACTATCGGCGCCTCGTGGCCGAGCTCGCCGTGGACGTCACGCTGCCACCCGAGGACGCACCCGACTGCAGAGACGTCTACAACCAATTCGTCATCCGCACGCCGAACCGGGACGCGCTCGTCGCGCACCTCGCGAGCCGAGGCATCGGCAGCGCCATCTACTACCCGCTGCCGCTCCACCTCCAGGGGGCGATGAGCAGCCTGGACCTGGGCCCCGGCGCCTTTCCGCACGCCGAGCGCGCGGCGCGCGAGTGCCTGGCCCTGCCCATGTACCCGGAGCTGACCATCGCGCAGATCGAGGAGATCGTCCGCGCGATCGCCGAGTTTCTCGGGGGCGGCTGA
- a CDS encoding transcriptional regulator, which yields MTTPEGQTRRQRLVELLSEGPTTVRRLAEELEAPMRLIAEDLAHVRRSLGGKTLVVKPSRCLDCNFELKGREKLTAPSRCPRCKSEHTSEPELQIQ from the coding sequence ATGACCACGCCTGAGGGACAGACGCGCCGACAACGCCTCGTGGAGCTCCTCTCCGAGGGACCCACGACCGTGCGGCGCCTCGCCGAGGAGCTCGAGGCCCCCATGCGGCTCATTGCCGAGGATCTGGCCCACGTGCGGCGGTCGCTCGGTGGCAAGACGCTGGTCGTGAAACCCTCCCGCTGCCTGGACTGTAACTTCGAGCTCAAGGGCCGCGAGAAGCTCACCGCCCCCTCCCGCTGCCCGCGCTGCAAGAGCGAGCACACGAGCGAGCCCGAGCTCCAGATTCAGTGA
- a CDS encoding penicillin-insensitive murein endopeptidase produces MWDARNSTRRPVLSRRALAWCTCLFIVGGLAPSALAYRYQHEVLPGEHLADIARLYRVPEAKLKNLNKLKGTRLRAGQTLTVVTSLERPTRRKVRHAVKAGQTLARIAKTYKMKLPLLRRLNPRHAEGALRPGQQLWVVEETAPLRRPGGRGLYQLESGPGYAVRNAERAFGTFLTVTRLQDVFAAYARRYASAPAVTVYDLSTRHGGFLKPHRSHRGGRDVDIAYALKTPGPKWGAATPATLHLERTWFLLKTFLKTKDVTYIFVDLRLQRAIYKHALKTGAPKAQLDELFQCARGSQGRSVVIRHEPGHATHFHVRFRPEARDEEPTT; encoded by the coding sequence ATGTGGGACGCGCGCAATAGCACCCGGCGACCCGTTCTCTCGCGCCGCGCGCTCGCGTGGTGCACGTGCCTGTTCATCGTGGGCGGCCTCGCGCCCTCGGCCCTCGCTTACCGTTACCAGCACGAGGTGCTCCCCGGCGAGCACCTGGCGGATATCGCGCGCCTCTACCGGGTGCCCGAGGCCAAGCTCAAGAACCTGAACAAGCTGAAGGGCACGCGCCTTCGCGCGGGCCAGACGCTCACGGTCGTGACCAGCCTCGAGCGGCCGACGCGCCGCAAGGTGCGCCACGCGGTGAAGGCGGGCCAGACGCTGGCGCGCATAGCGAAGACGTACAAGATGAAGCTGCCCCTCCTGCGGCGCCTCAACCCGCGCCACGCGGAAGGGGCGCTCCGCCCAGGACAGCAGCTCTGGGTCGTCGAGGAGACGGCGCCTCTCCGTCGGCCGGGCGGGCGTGGCCTCTACCAGCTCGAGAGCGGACCCGGATACGCGGTCCGTAACGCCGAGCGCGCCTTCGGCACCTTCCTCACCGTGACGCGGCTGCAGGACGTGTTTGCGGCCTACGCCCGGCGCTACGCCTCGGCGCCCGCGGTGACTGTCTACGACCTGAGCACGCGGCATGGCGGCTTCCTCAAGCCGCATCGCTCGCATCGCGGCGGCCGGGACGTGGACATCGCGTACGCCCTCAAGACGCCCGGCCCGAAGTGGGGGGCAGCTACGCCGGCCACGCTGCACCTCGAGCGCACCTGGTTCCTCCTCAAGACCTTCCTCAAGACCAAGGACGTGACCTACATCTTCGTGGACCTGCGGCTGCAGCGTGCGATCTACAAGCACGCGCTGAAGACTGGCGCGCCGAAGGCTCAGCTGGACGAACTCTTCCAGTGCGCGCGCGGATCACAGGGACGCTCGGTGGTCATCCGGCACGAGCCGGGGCACGCGACGCACTTCCACGTGCGGTTCCGCCCCGAGGCGCGCGACGAGGAGCCGACCACCTAG